One genomic segment of Hydra vulgaris chromosome 14, alternate assembly HydraT2T_AEP includes these proteins:
- the LOC100209774 gene encoding chymotrypsin-like elastase family member 3B isoform X2 yields MVLSLFLAFGILSVAAGCGTPKIQQGRVIAGTTPVRGSWPWQVLMLTNGRPGCGGTLIAPNWVLTAAHCVYQTSAQQHVIRSGEHNVNVREGTEEDIQAAALFTHHLYNPRTMDNDIALIKLSRSFKTNDHVSIACLPNTEAPAGTPCYITGWGKIAHPGQMTHLLQQGRMNTVDRRTCHNLNTRNIPFPITNAMVCAGDGGRSRMSGCHGDSGGPFVCNRGGRWEVHGAVSHGSSDCRSDKTYTVFANVHYFKSWIESTMRR; encoded by the exons ATGGTTTTGAGCTTGTTTCTTGCTTTTGGGATTTTGTCAGTTGCAGcag GATGTGGCACGCCCAAGATTCAACAAGGTAGAGTAATTGCTGGGACAACACCAGTACGAGGGTCATGGCCATGGCAAGTGTTAATGTTAACTAACGGAAGACCAGGATGTGGAGGAACACTCATTGCTCCAAACTGGGTACTCACTGCTGCCCACTGCGTTTATCAGACATCCGCTCAACAACATGTTATACG ATCTGGTGAACACAATGTAAATGTTAGAGAAGGAACTGAAGAAGATATTCAGGCAGCTGCATTGTTTACCCATCACTTATACAATCCAAGAACCATGGATAACGATAttgctttaataaaactatCAAGATCGTTTAAAACTAATGATCATGTTTCCATTGCATGTTTACCAAATACTGAAGCTCCTGCAGGAACACCGTGTTACATCACAG GTTGGGGAAAAATTGCACATCCAGGACAAATGACACACCTGCTTCAACAAGGAAGAATGAATACTGTTGATAGACGCACTTGTCACAATCTTAATACAAGAAATATACCTTTCCCAATAACAAATGCCATGGTGTGCGCCGGGGATGGTGGAAGAAGTCGCATGTCTGGTTGTCATGGTGACAGTGGTGGTCCATTTGTTTGTAATAGAGGAGGTAGATGGGAAGTCCACGGAGCAGTTAGTCACGGATCTAGTGACTGCCGATCAGATAAAACTTATACTGTGTTTGCAAATGTTCATTACTTTAAATCGTGGATCGAGAGTACTATGCGAAGATAG